A genomic stretch from Dyella sp. M7H15-1 includes:
- a CDS encoding ATP-binding protein, whose protein sequence is MSKYFFRPALAKDVAERLLGNGMFSTTTLFLGAARRTGKSNFLMQDLRPALEERGATVMYVDLWADKSRDPGELIAITIANALAAAQGMITRAAKAAGLSKVSIKGVEVTLSQVGNTQGASLADALQALQDKVANPIVLIVDEAQHTITTRSGMDAMFALKAARDILNASGKQRFCLVMSGSDRDKLLRLVHGNNTPFLGSHIDDLRLLDEDFSAHLAAQLAVDVPSLHIDNARLAATFRRFDHRPEEMLHALNVVAGPFGGGRNDRFHQLLDEEANKYEAKRASEYMTAYEGLSKLQRAVLTRVLSNGHDGRLFTADALAEYSRAHGRKVAAGSARGAIEKLRAIEPPLIWKSERGDYAVEDSGMRRWYERLVQQKAWPPVT, encoded by the coding sequence ATGTCTAAGTATTTTTTTCGACCAGCACTGGCGAAGGATGTGGCCGAGCGCCTTCTCGGAAACGGGATGTTCAGCACGACCACCCTCTTCCTGGGCGCTGCGCGTCGCACCGGCAAGTCCAACTTCCTCATGCAGGATCTACGGCCCGCCCTGGAAGAAAGGGGCGCGACGGTGATGTATGTCGACCTGTGGGCAGACAAATCGCGAGACCCTGGCGAGCTTATTGCGATCACCATCGCCAATGCGCTGGCTGCCGCCCAAGGAATGATCACCCGTGCGGCCAAGGCGGCAGGACTAAGCAAGGTGAGCATCAAGGGTGTCGAGGTCACGCTCTCCCAGGTTGGTAACACGCAAGGCGCTTCGCTCGCCGATGCGCTCCAGGCACTCCAGGATAAGGTCGCTAATCCGATTGTCCTGATTGTCGACGAAGCGCAACACACGATCACAACCAGGTCCGGCATGGACGCGATGTTCGCCCTGAAGGCCGCCCGTGACATCCTGAACGCCAGCGGCAAACAACGCTTTTGTCTCGTGATGTCGGGATCGGACCGGGACAAACTGTTGCGCCTGGTGCACGGCAACAACACGCCCTTCCTTGGATCACACATCGACGATCTGCGGCTCTTGGATGAGGATTTTTCAGCGCATTTGGCCGCGCAACTTGCCGTCGACGTTCCCTCCCTCCACATCGACAACGCTCGGTTGGCCGCCACGTTTCGCCGCTTCGACCACCGGCCGGAAGAGATGCTGCACGCCTTAAATGTTGTGGCTGGCCCTTTTGGGGGAGGCCGGAACGATCGATTTCATCAACTTTTAGATGAGGAGGCCAATAAATACGAAGCGAAGCGCGCTTCCGAATATATGACCGCGTACGAAGGCCTCTCCAAGTTGCAACGCGCCGTGCTCACGCGTGTCTTGTCGAACGGGCACGACGGTCGCCTGTTCACGGCCGATGCGCTGGCCGAATACAGCAGGGCGCACGGCAGGAAAGTGGCGGCCGGCTCCGCCCGCGGAGCCATCGAAAAGCTGCGCGCCATTGAGCCGCCGCTAATCTGGAAATCCGAGCGTGGTGACTACGCTGTCGAAGACAGTGGGATGCGGCGTTGGTACGAGCGCCTCGTGCAGCAAAAAGCTTGGCCACCCGTAACCTGA
- a CDS encoding isovaleryl-CoA dehydrogenase, producing MRPFPLGEEIDLLRESVAAFAEKEIAPRAHNIDRENQFPHDLWRKMGDMGLLGMTVSEEYGGTGMSFLAHMVAMEEISRASGSVGLSYGAHSNLCTQNIFHNGNEAQRRKYIPKLCSGEYIGALAMSEPGAGSDVVGSMTCKAERRGDVWVANGSKMWITNGPDADVLLVYMRTAPRVAGSRCMTAFIIEKGMKGFSTAQKLDKLGMRGSNTCELVFENCEIPVESIVGEVNEGVRVLMSGLDTERLVLSGGPIGLMQASLDLVLPYVRERKQFNAPIGTFGVMQAKMADMYTKLQSSRSFAYMVAKEFDAGMTSRIDPAACLLNASENAVKVALEAIQALGGNGYINEFPAGRLLRDAKLYEIGAGTNEIRRMLIGRELFHGWK from the coding sequence ATGCGCCCGTTCCCGCTCGGTGAAGAGATCGACCTGCTGCGCGAAAGCGTTGCCGCCTTCGCGGAAAAGGAGATCGCGCCACGCGCCCATAACATCGACCGCGAGAACCAGTTCCCACACGACCTGTGGCGCAAGATGGGGGACATGGGCTTGCTTGGCATGACCGTGTCGGAGGAATACGGCGGCACTGGCATGAGTTTCCTCGCGCATATGGTAGCGATGGAGGAAATCTCCCGCGCATCCGGTTCGGTGGGCCTTTCGTATGGCGCGCACTCCAACCTATGCACGCAGAACATTTTTCACAACGGCAACGAAGCACAGCGTCGCAAATACATTCCCAAACTGTGCTCAGGCGAATATATCGGTGCGCTGGCAATGAGCGAACCAGGGGCCGGTTCCGACGTGGTTGGCTCCATGACCTGCAAGGCCGAACGGCGTGGCGATGTTTGGGTAGCCAACGGTTCCAAAATGTGGATCACCAACGGCCCTGACGCCGATGTATTGTTGGTCTACATGCGCACAGCGCCGCGCGTGGCGGGCAGCCGCTGCATGACGGCCTTTATCATCGAAAAAGGCATGAAGGGTTTCAGCACCGCGCAAAAGCTGGACAAGCTCGGCATGCGCGGCTCCAACACTTGCGAATTGGTGTTTGAGAATTGCGAGATTCCTGTCGAAAGCATCGTCGGTGAAGTGAACGAAGGCGTACGCGTACTGATGAGTGGCCTGGATACGGAACGCCTGGTGCTGTCCGGCGGTCCGATCGGCCTGATGCAGGCATCGCTGGATCTCGTTTTGCCCTACGTGCGCGAGCGCAAGCAATTCAATGCGCCCATCGGCACCTTTGGCGTGATGCAGGCAAAAATGGCGGACATGTACACCAAGCTGCAGAGTTCGCGTAGTTTTGCCTATATGGTGGCAAAGGAATTCGATGCGGGCATGACGTCGCGCATCGATCCTGCAGCGTGCCTACTCAATGCTTCAGAGAATGCCGTGAAGGTCGCTCTGGAGGCAATCCAGGCGCTGGGTGGCAATGGTTATATCAATGAATTCCCAGCCGGACGCCTGTTGCGCGATGCGAAGCTTTATGAAATTGGCGCGGGCACGAACGAAATTCGCCGCATGCTGATCGGGCGCGAGTTGTTTCACGGTTGGAAATAA
- a CDS encoding beta-ketoacyl-[acyl-carrier-protein] synthase family protein: protein MDIYLNTLGVICNLGAGKSVVAEALFRGDTRGIRPEQGWIPGHAPPLGAVRAKLPPIPDALREHHNNRNNRLLLAAAWEIETDIHDAIERYGRARIGVVLGTSTSGIEEATYGIDAYRRNGVWPADYRYTHQELAAPAEFLAEWLELAGPRYGISTACTSGARALLSAQRLLRIGVCDAVLCGGVDTLCRLAINGFHALEAVDLQRCNPFSKHRRGINIGEAAALFLMTRETGPVQFLGGGASSDAYHMSSPDPQGGGAQKAMRDALRHAGLAAAQIDYINLHGTATEHNDSMESLAVTTMFEHAVPCSSTKSLTGHTLAAAGALEAAFCWLSLTDTFAERRLPPHVWDGQADPALPALNLVQTGNHLPAGGRRYLMSNSFAFGGNNASLILGDPA, encoded by the coding sequence ATGGACATCTACCTCAACACACTGGGCGTGATCTGCAACCTTGGTGCAGGCAAGTCCGTCGTTGCCGAAGCCCTGTTTCGCGGCGATACCCGCGGTATTCGTCCGGAGCAAGGCTGGATTCCTGGTCACGCGCCACCGCTTGGCGCGGTGCGTGCGAAACTGCCGCCCATACCCGATGCGCTACGCGAGCATCACAACAATCGCAATAACCGCCTGTTGCTCGCCGCTGCATGGGAGATAGAAACGGATATTCACGACGCGATCGAACGTTATGGCCGCGCGCGTATCGGCGTCGTGCTCGGCACCAGCACCAGCGGCATCGAAGAAGCCACCTATGGTATCGATGCTTATCGTCGCAATGGCGTGTGGCCGGCGGATTATCGATATACGCATCAGGAACTGGCCGCGCCCGCCGAGTTCCTGGCCGAATGGCTGGAACTGGCCGGGCCACGCTACGGCATTTCCACCGCATGCACATCCGGCGCACGCGCCTTGTTGAGCGCACAGCGCCTGCTTCGGATAGGCGTGTGCGATGCTGTGCTTTGTGGCGGCGTGGATACGTTGTGTCGCCTAGCCATCAATGGCTTCCATGCGCTAGAAGCGGTGGATCTGCAGCGCTGCAACCCGTTCTCGAAACATCGGCGCGGCATCAATATCGGGGAAGCGGCAGCGCTGTTCCTGATGACACGCGAAACCGGGCCCGTGCAGTTTCTGGGCGGTGGCGCAAGTTCGGATGCCTATCACATGTCTTCGCCCGATCCACAAGGCGGCGGCGCGCAAAAAGCCATGCGCGATGCTTTGCGCCATGCCGGCCTGGCGGCGGCGCAAATCGACTACATCAACCTGCACGGCACCGCCACCGAGCATAACGACAGCATGGAAAGCCTTGCCGTCACCACGATGTTCGAGCATGCCGTGCCGTGTTCGTCCACCAAATCGCTCACCGGCCACACGCTTGCCGCAGCCGGGGCGCTGGAAGCAGCATTTTGCTGGCTAAGCCTCACTGATACATTTGCCGAACGGCGCCTGCCCCCACATGTGTGGGATGGGCAAGCGGATCCCGCACTGCCTGCGCTGAATCTGGTACAAACAGGCAATCATTTGCCCGCGGGTGGCCGGCGCTATCTGATGAGCAATTCTTTTGCTTTCGGTGGCAATAACGCCTCGCTGATCCTGGGGGATCCGGCATGA
- a CDS encoding MMPL family transporter has protein sequence MSPRSLWLRAAWFAAATLLLAVLGTWLLLGHGSSAIQTDLLAMLPATEQNPLAEVAAHRLAHANGDRVILLVANANDDRAKAAARELGRALGKNSVFATVTAELPPFNLQQRVAPYLAHRFNLLADADRTALARPGYDPAQALVQHVNEPFVTGVATRLQDAPFGWLQHWLDQQPWNRSPLVPEDNLLTAHRGEVSYVLVTATLKGSSYDDAIQRRALGALDQAELATQRDQPGTRILRTGAVFYAAAARADAEHDVHLVGLVSTIGIALLLLGVFRSPGPLLLAFLSTAIGIVAATILCVLIFGHIYLLTLVFGAALLGEAVDYSIQYLSARANAGDAWEPRKGLRQVRPALLLALGTSLLGYALLGLVPFPALRQMACFAMTGMTVACLSVFGLLPALLQRPAKPLSTTSVHIARILQESVARTAYGRRAVALAVVLLLLAMPGWWQLRHDDDVHLLIAPPAALTEQEKQIRDITGLGNGTQFYLVQGKDQEQVLQREEALEQRLQPLVEANSLQGWLGLAGMAPSLQRQQANQALLAPLFVQPERMRQWLSHVGFRANDIEPYIHAWPGTPLDLQAWLKTPIATPFRYLWMGDEAHHGAASLVLPQGDAPVAMLQHAADHLPGVMLVDKPASISALFGRYRRYASVWLLAAVLLIVPVFGWRYGWREVPRVLAPPVLGIGFTLAVLGYLHQPLTLFHWMALMLVLGVGANYAVFLREGEPHVMHHPGAMYASVLLSAFTALLSFGLLALSSMPALRDFGLTLLLGIGFTVLLVPTSTTSRKRQDA, from the coding sequence ATGAGTCCACGGAGTCTGTGGCTACGCGCAGCTTGGTTTGCAGCGGCGACGCTGCTTCTCGCTGTGCTTGGAACATGGCTACTGTTGGGTCATGGCAGCTCCGCCATCCAGACCGATCTGCTGGCTATGCTGCCGGCGACCGAGCAAAACCCGCTGGCGGAAGTGGCCGCGCATCGGCTGGCACACGCCAACGGCGATCGTGTGATTCTACTGGTTGCCAATGCCAACGATGATCGCGCCAAAGCGGCAGCACGCGAATTGGGGCGTGCACTGGGCAAAAATAGCGTGTTTGCCACGGTAACGGCCGAGTTGCCGCCCTTCAACCTGCAGCAACGGGTGGCACCCTATCTGGCGCATCGCTTCAACCTGCTTGCCGATGCGGATCGCACTGCGCTAGCGCGACCCGGATATGATCCGGCGCAGGCATTAGTGCAGCACGTGAACGAACCTTTTGTCACCGGCGTGGCCACACGCCTGCAGGATGCCCCCTTCGGCTGGCTGCAGCACTGGCTGGACCAGCAGCCCTGGAACCGCTCGCCACTGGTACCGGAGGACAATCTGCTGACCGCACATCGCGGTGAAGTCAGCTACGTGCTAGTGACGGCCACGCTCAAAGGCTCCTCGTACGACGATGCCATCCAACGCCGTGCACTGGGCGCGCTGGACCAGGCCGAACTGGCGACGCAACGTGATCAACCCGGCACCCGCATCCTGCGCACTGGCGCCGTGTTCTATGCCGCCGCTGCACGTGCCGACGCGGAGCACGACGTACATCTGGTCGGACTCGTTTCCACCATCGGCATCGCCCTGCTACTGCTGGGCGTGTTCCGCTCACCCGGCCCCTTGCTGTTGGCGTTTCTATCCACCGCGATCGGTATTGTCGCGGCGACAATACTTTGCGTGCTGATCTTTGGGCATATCTATCTGTTGACGCTGGTATTCGGTGCAGCCTTGCTGGGCGAAGCCGTGGATTATTCCATTCAGTACCTGAGTGCGCGCGCGAATGCCGGCGATGCATGGGAACCACGCAAAGGTTTACGCCAGGTACGGCCAGCGCTGTTGCTGGCGTTGGGTACATCGCTGCTGGGCTATGCCCTGCTTGGTCTTGTACCGTTTCCGGCGCTGCGCCAGATGGCCTGCTTTGCCATGACCGGCATGACGGTGGCGTGCTTGAGTGTGTTCGGCTTGTTGCCGGCCTTGCTGCAACGGCCCGCGAAACCGCTGTCGACCACGTCAGTGCATATTGCACGCATATTGCAGGAAAGTGTTGCTCGCACTGCGTACGGACGCCGCGCCGTGGCACTCGCGGTGGTCCTGTTGCTGCTGGCGATGCCCGGCTGGTGGCAATTGCGCCATGACGACGACGTGCACCTGCTGATCGCGCCCCCTGCCGCACTGACCGAACAAGAGAAGCAGATCCGTGACATTACCGGCCTTGGCAACGGCACCCAGTTCTATCTGGTGCAAGGCAAGGATCAGGAACAGGTTCTGCAGCGCGAGGAAGCACTGGAACAACGCTTGCAGCCGTTGGTCGAGGCGAACTCCTTGCAGGGATGGCTTGGCCTGGCTGGCATGGCGCCTTCGTTGCAGCGTCAGCAGGCAAACCAGGCGCTGCTGGCGCCGTTGTTCGTGCAACCGGAACGCATGCGGCAATGGTTGAGCCATGTGGGATTTCGCGCCAATGATATCGAACCATACATCCATGCATGGCCCGGCACGCCCCTCGACTTGCAGGCATGGCTGAAGACTCCGATAGCAACACCTTTTCGCTACTTGTGGATGGGCGATGAGGCACATCACGGCGCCGCCTCGCTCGTGCTGCCACAAGGCGATGCACCGGTTGCCATGCTTCAGCACGCAGCCGATCATTTGCCTGGCGTCATGCTAGTTGACAAACCCGCCAGCATTTCCGCGCTCTTTGGACGGTATCGACGTTACGCCAGTGTCTGGCTACTGGCTGCCGTGTTGCTGATCGTACCGGTATTCGGCTGGCGCTATGGTTGGCGCGAGGTACCGCGTGTGCTGGCGCCGCCGGTGCTGGGTATCGGCTTTACGCTTGCCGTGCTCGGTTATTTGCATCAGCCGCTGACCTTGTTTCATTGGATGGCGCTGATGCTGGTACTGGGCGTGGGCGCCAACTACGCGGTTTTCCTGCGTGAAGGTGAGCCGCATGTCATGCATCATCCCGGCGCGATGTACGCCAGCGTGCTGCTTTCCGCCTTCACGGCCCTGTTGTCGTTCGGCCTGCTAGCCTTGAGTTCCATGCCGGCACTGCGGGATTTCGGCCTTACCTTGCTGCTGGGTATTGGCTTCACGGTCTTGCTGGTACCGACCAGCACAACCTCGCGAAAAAGGCAGGACGCATGA
- a CDS encoding outer membrane lipoprotein carrier protein LolA: MLKKEGSKFVARNALKLLCTLLSWLSLSTHAQTASPDLLHNIFAELNQHSAVRASFTQQRQIPALTQSQHSRGQLLFVSGRGMLWQVQQPYQEMLALTGNQTARIDASGRMQSVRNERGISQISQMLQSMLAGRLDAVMRQFNVSADGSVARWTLHFTPKQTRVAQVLRDIQLDGGSFLQGIRINMQDGTQTDIRMTDTRDAGPLSALEKHSLGLP; the protein is encoded by the coding sequence ATGCTGAAGAAAGAAGGGAGTAAATTCGTTGCACGCAATGCATTGAAATTGCTATGCACCCTTCTTTCCTGGTTGAGCCTGAGCACACATGCCCAAACCGCATCGCCCGACCTGCTTCACAACATATTTGCCGAACTAAACCAACACTCCGCCGTGCGCGCATCTTTCACCCAGCAGCGCCAGATACCCGCCCTTACCCAATCGCAACACAGCCGTGGGCAACTGCTGTTCGTATCCGGCCGCGGCATGTTGTGGCAAGTGCAACAGCCTTATCAGGAAATGCTGGCGCTCACCGGTAATCAGACCGCGCGCATCGACGCCAGTGGCCGCATGCAATCCGTGCGCAATGAACGTGGCATCAGCCAGATTTCGCAAATGCTGCAATCCATGCTAGCCGGGCGGCTCGATGCGGTGATGCGGCAGTTCAATGTCAGCGCGGATGGCTCGGTTGCGCGGTGGACGCTGCATTTCACGCCAAAGCAGACGCGCGTGGCGCAGGTGCTGCGCGACATCCAGCTTGACGGCGGCAGCTTTCTGCAGGGCATTCGCATCAATATGCAAGATGGCACGCAGACGGATATCCGCATGACCGACACCCGTGACGCCGGTCCGCTGAGCGCACTGGAAAAGCACTCACTCGGTCTGCCATGA